CCTGCTCTTCACGCTCATCCCGTTCTACTGGATGCTCCTCTTCGCCGTACGGCCCGCCGGCTCCACCTCGCTGGTGCCCTGGCCGATGACGGGGGATCACTTCTCCAAGGTCTGGAACGAGCGCAGCTTCGCCCTCTTCTTCCAGAACAGCATGATCGTGGGCGTCGCGACGCTGATCGCCACGACCCTGGTCGCGCTGGCCGGCGGCTACGCGCTGGCCCGGTTCGACTTCAAGATCAAGGGCGCCTTCATGCTGGCGCTGCTCTGCTCGCAGTTCATCCCGGGCGCCCTGATGCTCGTGCCGCTCTTCGAGATCTTCAAGAACCTCCAGATGATCAACTCCCTGGGGAGCGTCGTCATCGCGGAGACCGTCTTCCAGCTGCCGCTGTCGATCATCCTGATCAGCGGATTCATCAAGAACGTGCCGGTCTCCCTGGAGGAGGCCGCCTGGGTGGACGGCTGCTCGCGCTTCAAGGCCTTCTGCGCCGTCGTCCTGCCGCTGCTGCGCCCCGGACTCATCGCGGTCGGCTCGTTCGCCTTCGTCCACAGCTGGAACCACTTCCTCTTCGCGCTGATGTTCCTCAGCGAGCAGGACAAGCAGACGATCCCGGTCGGCCTCAACACCCTGATCGGCGCCGACAGCGTCGACCTCGGGGCACTGGCCGCGGGCGGTGTGATCGCCGCCGTGCCCGTGGTGATCGTCTTCGCCTTCATCCAGAAGTGGCTCATCACCGGCTTCAGCGCCGGCGCCGTGAAGGGATGACGGACATGACCCGGAAGCTGCGCCCCCGCGCCGCCGACGTCGCCCGCGTGGCCGGGACGGGGAGGGCCGGCCGATGAGCGCGACCACCCCCGTACCCCTCGTCCTGGCCGGAGCCCGCGGCCACGGCCGCTGGCACCTCGCCAACATCCGGCGGCTCCAGCACCAGGGCCTGGTGCGGCTGGCCGGGATCTGCGAACTCACCCCGCTGACCGACGACGAACTCGACATGTTCGCCGGGGAGATGCCCGAGCAGTCCTCCGACTTCGGGGCACTCCTGGACTCCACCGGAGCCCGCGTCGCCGTCGTCTGCACCCCCATCCCGACGCACACCGCACTGGCCCTGACGGCGGCGTCCCGTGGCGTCCACCTGCTCCTGGAGAAGCCGCCCGCAGCCACCTGGGCCGACTACGCCCGTATG
The DNA window shown above is from Streptomyces sp. Alt3 and carries:
- a CDS encoding carbohydrate ABC transporter permease, whose protein sequence is MTAALVEKKDARTPGPSRGNAAPPPSSHRRVKRERAFDDVPRWQIYVPLGIYLLFTLIPFYWMLLFAVRPAGSTSLVPWPMTGDHFSKVWNERSFALFFQNSMIVGVATLIATTLVALAGGYALARFDFKIKGAFMLALLCSQFIPGALMLVPLFEIFKNLQMINSLGSVVIAETVFQLPLSIILISGFIKNVPVSLEEAAWVDGCSRFKAFCAVVLPLLRPGLIAVGSFAFVHSWNHFLFALMFLSEQDKQTIPVGLNTLIGADSVDLGALAAGGVIAAVPVVIVFAFIQKWLITGFSAGAVKG